The genomic interval ACCTGGATGATGAGTTCGGGGGCCTTACCACGAGCAGCGAGCAGCCCGCTTTCGGCGACGAGACCCTGGCGGCCAGCGGAGCTTCCGAATCAGCGATCGACGACGAGATGGCGCGCGATCCTGTGATCGAGAGGTGGACTGACTCCGACTCGGCCCGCGTCTACGCGGTGAGCCTCGCATGGGGGATCCTCGACCGCGATCCGTCGGCAGGCGGATCGATCTCGGGCGACAGCGCGATCGCTGAAGCGACCGACTGGACGGGCTACGTCGCGGTCAACAGAGGGGGCATCGTGCTCAGCTCGACGATCGCCTTCGAACCGGACGATCGGATCGTCAGGCCACGGACCGACAGGCGGCGTCTCGACTGGATCAGCCACACGAGCGTCAGCTTTGACGGCGTCAGATGCATCGTGATCCAGCCGCTCCCCGAGGGCGAAACAGGAGAGGGAGACTCGCTCGTCGTCGCCGCCGGCGCTCACAGATGGGAGTTCCCCGTCGACGACCTGGCCGATCTCGAGCGGATCGAGGAGGTCGATCAGCTCGGCAACAAGCTCGCGATCCGCTCCTTCCTCGTGGAGCGCGGCGCGTGCGGCAAGGGCTGGCTGGCGGGCGCGTGGCTGGCGCCGGCGGATCCCGACTCGATGGGCCTCTTTCGCGGCCGGTGGGTCAGCAGAGCCGGCACGCTCGCGGGCTATGTGAGAGGCCACTTCGGAGTGAACAGAGAAGGACGAAGAGTCCTCTTCGGGAAGTACATCGATGAGTCCGGGACCTTCAAAGGCCTCCTTCGCGGGACCTGGGACAGGGTCGGCAGCGAAGAGAGGCCTCAGCGTGGACCCCGTGCGCGGTCCTTCGGGTCGTTCCGCGCCGAGATTCTCGATGAGGATGGGAGTGTCACAGGACACGCCCGCGGCCACTGGAGGGCGACCCCGGGAGCGGGAGAGGGGTACTTCGACGGCAGGTGGGTCAAGGGCTGCTTTGCCCCCTGACGGCGCCATCTGAATCCGGGCCGCGCCCGGGGAGCCCAATTCCCCTCGGGATCAAGGCCGGCTCGATCGGGGGGAGCCCGCCCTGAGGGTTCCCCCTTCGGCCTTTTCTCGCCTCTCTGATCCACGCCTCCCAGACGCTACGATAGGGCGAGACCGGACAAGAGGGCGAACCGAGTCGAATCGGGCGACGGCATCGCGGCGCCTCGGTCCGCCTCGATGCGGCGTTCGGGCGCATCCGGGATCAAGGAGCGGAGAGGGAGCGATCCGTCTTGGGCAAACGAGCGCAATGGCCGGCGGAGCCGAGGCAGTATCACTGGATCGTCGACGGCCACAACGCGATCTTCGCGCACCGCGACCTGGAAGCGATGCAGATCGCCGGCCAGCGCGCGGAGGCGAGGCGCCGGTTGGAGGAGATGCTCGAGCCGTTCGCGAGACGGCACGATCTCAAGATCCAGGTCGTCTACGACGGCAATCGCACGGATCGCAATCCGGACAGCAAGCGAGGAGGCCGTGTCTCAACGATCTACAGCCTCCTGCCGGAACAGGCGGACGACAGGATTCTCCTCATCGTATCCTCCAGGGTCGCGCGGGGAGAGAAGGTCGCCGTGGTGAGCTCCGACCGCGCGACGCTCGGCGCCCGACTTCCGGCCGGCGTGCTGCGCATCGAGGCGGACGAGTTCCTCCGCCGGCTGCGGGAGGACAGGCCACGGAAGGAGGGGGAGCGGCCGGAGGGCGACTTCGGCGACATCGAACGGCACTTCCTCGATCTTGACGAACAGCGCGGGACTGCCAGCGACGCGCCCCCGGCGAAGGGGCGAGGCAACGGAGAGGGGAGGCGGAAGTGAGGGGCGAAGTCACCATCGATCTGACAGGGGTCATGGCCGAGGAGATAGGCGCGGCGCACGGGCTGTCGGAGGCCGATCTCCGGCGGATCGAGCCGGATCTGGTCCGGGTAGCGTCCGAGATCGCGGACTTGAGGCGCCGGGGGATGCTCGAGGTTCTCGATCTCCCAAGCGTGCGGGAGGACCTGGACCGCATCGCGGAGGCGGCGGTCAAGAGCCACGGCTTCCGCAACTTCGTGCTGCTCGGGATCGGCGGCTCATCTCTCGGAGCGAGGGCCATCTTCGAGGCCTGCCTCTCGCCGTTTCACAACCTCGCCCCCGAGGGGGAGCGCGGGGCGCCCCGGTTGTTCGTTGCGGAGAATGTCGATCCGGACAGCCTCGACTCGCTCATGAGGGTCGCGCCTCCGGAGGAGACGCTCTACAACGTGGTCAGCAAATCGGGTACGACCGTGGAGACGATTTCGCAGCTTCTGGTCGTGTGGGATCGACTGGCCTCCTCGGTCGGGAAGAGGGCGGCCGAGCACCTCGTGATCACGACCGACCCGGAGAGGGGATTCCTGCGGCGGCTGGCGAGCGAGCTTGGCATCCGATCCTTCGGCGTTCCTCCGGGAGTCGGGGGGCGTTTCTCGGTGCTGACGCCCGTCGGCCTCTATCCCGCCGCCGTCGCGGGCGTCGATCCTCTGGAGCTTCTCGATGGCGCGGCGCAGATGGATGAGCGATGCCGCGACAATGGGTGGCGACAGAACCCGGCGCTCGCCCTGGCCGGAGTCCACTACGCCTTCGACAGGTTGAAGGGCAAGGGAATCACAGTGATGATGCCCTACGCGGACAGTCTCCGCTCGTTCGCCGAGTGGTTCTGCCAGCTCTGGGCCGAGAGTCTGGGGAAGCGGACGAACCCGGCTGGCGACCCCCGCGCGCCGGTCGGACAGACCCCCGTGCGTGCGCTCGGGGCAATCGATCAGCACTCCCAGCTCCAGCTCTATGTCGATGGGCCCAACGACAAGCTCTTCTCCATCGTCGCCGTCCACAGGCACCGCGCCGAGGTGCGGATACCCGAGACGACCTTGCCGGGGGTGCGGGAAGAAGGCCTGGGACACATCCCGGGGCATGGTCTGGACGAGCTGCTGTCCGCTGAGAGATCGGCGACAGAGATGGTCCTTCTGGGAAGCGAGCGCCCCGTGCTTGTCGTCGATCTCCCGGAGGTCTCGGCCTTCTCGCTTGGGCAGATGTTCTACCTCTATGAGTGGGCTACAATTGCGGCGGGGATGCTGTACCATGTGAATCCGTTCGACCAGCCGGGCGTGGAGGAAGGGAAGTTGTTGACCCACGCCGCGATGGGAAGGAGCGGGTCGGAGAAGCTCGCTGAGAGGATCCGGTCCCACCGCCAGCGGCCCGACCGCCACCGGATCCGATGACGCATGAGAATCCGTTGAAGGAGGAAACGATGCTGGTTCGCTCGAGGCGCTTGTGGGTAGTGGCGGGTCTTCTGGCCGTTCTGAGCGCGTCGGGCCTCTTCGCCACGGTCTTCGCCGCAGACGAGGACAGGGATCCCGTCCAGGAGGAGAAGGAACTGCGGGAGCAGCTGGCGAAGAGCCCCAACGACCCGGAACTCCACTTCAAGCTGGGAAACGCGCTCTACGACCAAGGGAAACGCCCCGAGGCACAGGCCGAGTTCGAAAACGCGATCACTCTGAAGCCGGACCATGTCAAGGCGCTCGTCAACCTAGGCGTCGTCATGAACGAGAATGGCTACTCGGAGGAAGCGCTGCCCTACTTCGACAGGGCGATCGCCCTCGCCCCGAAAGATATCACCGTCCTCTGCAACAAGGGGCAGGCTCTCTACGCCCTGCGCCAGTACCCCAAGGCCATCGCGCTCTATCAGGAGTCGATCCGTCTCGAGCCCCGCAATCAGCTCCCTCACTATCTCCTGGGTGTCGCTTTCGCGGACGCCGGGATCTACCGGGAAGCGATAGAGGAGTGGAGGAGGGTTGTCGAGATCGACCCCAGGAGCGAGGCGGGCATCACGGCCGCGGAGGGGATCAAGGTGCTTCAGGAGCTGCTCCCCCAAACTGGGCAAGCGCAGGAGCCCGCCAAGGCCAAGTAGGGGGGCGTTCGGTCCTCCGGATGCCCTCCGGGCAGACGGAGAACCATAGCGGCACCGAGTCATGCGCATCATGGTTGCCATGAGCGGCGGCGTGGACAGCGCGGTCGCCGCCTACCTGCTGCACCGCGCGGGCCACGAGGTCGTGGGGGCGACCTTGCGCCTGTTCTGCTACGAACGGGGAGAAGTCCCCGACAGGCCCTGCTGCGACGAGAACGCGGTTCTCGAGGCGCGGTGGAGCGCCGAGAGAATCTCGATTCCTCACATGGTCATC from Candidatus Eisenbacteria bacterium carries:
- a CDS encoding NYN domain-containing protein, with amino-acid sequence MGRRHRGASVRLDAAFGRIRDQGAERERSVLGKRAQWPAEPRQYHWIVDGHNAIFAHRDLEAMQIAGQRAEARRRLEEMLEPFARRHDLKIQVVYDGNRTDRNPDSKRGGRVSTIYSLLPEQADDRILLIVSSRVARGEKVAVVSSDRATLGARLPAGVLRIEADEFLRRLREDRPRKEGERPEGDFGDIERHFLDLDEQRGTASDAPPAKGRGNGEGRRK
- a CDS encoding glucose-6-phosphate isomerase, coding for MRGEVTIDLTGVMAEEIGAAHGLSEADLRRIEPDLVRVASEIADLRRRGMLEVLDLPSVREDLDRIAEAAVKSHGFRNFVLLGIGGSSLGARAIFEACLSPFHNLAPEGERGAPRLFVAENVDPDSLDSLMRVAPPEETLYNVVSKSGTTVETISQLLVVWDRLASSVGKRAAEHLVITTDPERGFLRRLASELGIRSFGVPPGVGGRFSVLTPVGLYPAAVAGVDPLELLDGAAQMDERCRDNGWRQNPALALAGVHYAFDRLKGKGITVMMPYADSLRSFAEWFCQLWAESLGKRTNPAGDPRAPVGQTPVRALGAIDQHSQLQLYVDGPNDKLFSIVAVHRHRAEVRIPETTLPGVREEGLGHIPGHGLDELLSAERSATEMVLLGSERPVLVVDLPEVSAFSLGQMFYLYEWATIAAGMLYHVNPFDQPGVEEGKLLTHAAMGRSGSEKLAERIRSHRQRPDRHRIR
- a CDS encoding tetratricopeptide repeat protein; its protein translation is MTHENPLKEETMLVRSRRLWVVAGLLAVLSASGLFATVFAADEDRDPVQEEKELREQLAKSPNDPELHFKLGNALYDQGKRPEAQAEFENAITLKPDHVKALVNLGVVMNENGYSEEALPYFDRAIALAPKDITVLCNKGQALYALRQYPKAIALYQESIRLEPRNQLPHYLLGVAFADAGIYREAIEEWRRVVEIDPRSEAGITAAEGIKVLQELLPQTGQAQEPAKAK